The Triplophysa rosa linkage group LG3, Trosa_1v2, whole genome shotgun sequence genome has a segment encoding these proteins:
- the ccnd2a gene encoding G1/S-specific cyclin-D2a isoform X2: MMGLTWLSEVCEEQKCEEEVFPLAMNYLDRFLAVVPTRKCNLQLLGAVCMFLASKLKETRPLTAEKLCIYTDNSIRPQELLEWELVVLGKLKWNLAAVTPNDFIEHIIRKLPLPEDKLDLIRKHVQTFIALCATDFSFTLYPPSMIATGSVAAAICGLQLNSTNRSLWGDNLTELLAKITNTEVDVLKGCQEQIETVLMNNLREDRRQQQKQQQQEQGAPRSKALDVQDQSSTPTDVRDINL; the protein is encoded by the exons ATGATGGGCTTGACGTGGTTGTCGGAG GTCTGCGAGGAACAGAAATGCGAGGAAGAAGTTTTTCCACTGGCTATGAACTACTTGGACCGATTTTTAGCAGTGGTACCAACAAGAAAATGTAACTTGCAATTGCTCGGCGCAGTATGCATGTTTCTTGCGTCGAAATTGAAAGAGACGCGTCCCTTAACTGCAGAGAAGCTGTGCATCTACACCGATAACTCAATCAGACCACAGGAACTTCTG GAATGGGAGCTGGTTGTCTTGGGCAAATTGAAGTGGAACCTGGCTGCTGTCACTCCAAATGATTTCATTGAGCATATTATAAGGAAACTTCCACTGCCTGAGGATAAGCTGGATCTGATCCGTAAACATGTGCAGACTTTCATTGCTCTTTGTGCAACAG ACTTCAGCTTCACCTTGTACCCTCCATCCATGATTGCGACAGGCAGCGTGGCGGCAGCTATCTGCGGCCTGCAACTCAACAGCACTAACCGTTCACTGTGGGGAGACAACCTTACAGAGTTACTCGCCAAGATCACGAACACAGAAGTT GATGTGCTAAAGGGATGCCAGGAGCAGATTGAGACAGTGCTGATGAATAACCTGAGGGAAGACCGCAGGCAGcaacagaaacagcaacagcaAGAACAGGGTGCCCCCCGCAGCAAAGCACTTGATGTCCAGGACCAGTCCAGCACCCCCACCGATGTACGAGACATCAACTTGTGA
- the ccnd2a gene encoding G1/S-specific cyclin-D2a isoform X1: protein MELLCLEMDTIVRARPDPNLLYDDRVLQSLLTIEERFLPQCSYFKCVQKDIQPFMRRMVATWMLEVCEEQKCEEEVFPLAMNYLDRFLAVVPTRKCNLQLLGAVCMFLASKLKETRPLTAEKLCIYTDNSIRPQELLEWELVVLGKLKWNLAAVTPNDFIEHIIRKLPLPEDKLDLIRKHVQTFIALCATDFSFTLYPPSMIATGSVAAAICGLQLNSTNRSLWGDNLTELLAKITNTEVDVLKGCQEQIETVLMNNLREDRRQQQKQQQQEQGAPRSKALDVQDQSSTPTDVRDINL from the exons ATGGAACTTCTTTGTCTCGAGATGGACACCATTGTAAGAGCCCGTCCTGACCCGAATCTTCTATATGATGACAGGGTCCTACAGAGCTTGTTGACGATCGAAGAGAGGTTTCTTCCACAgtgttcatattttaaatgcGTTCAGAAAGACATTCAGCCTTTTATGCGGAGGATGGTGGCAACTTGGATGTTGGAG GTCTGCGAGGAACAGAAATGCGAGGAAGAAGTTTTTCCACTGGCTATGAACTACTTGGACCGATTTTTAGCAGTGGTACCAACAAGAAAATGTAACTTGCAATTGCTCGGCGCAGTATGCATGTTTCTTGCGTCGAAATTGAAAGAGACGCGTCCCTTAACTGCAGAGAAGCTGTGCATCTACACCGATAACTCAATCAGACCACAGGAACTTCTG GAATGGGAGCTGGTTGTCTTGGGCAAATTGAAGTGGAACCTGGCTGCTGTCACTCCAAATGATTTCATTGAGCATATTATAAGGAAACTTCCACTGCCTGAGGATAAGCTGGATCTGATCCGTAAACATGTGCAGACTTTCATTGCTCTTTGTGCAACAG ACTTCAGCTTCACCTTGTACCCTCCATCCATGATTGCGACAGGCAGCGTGGCGGCAGCTATCTGCGGCCTGCAACTCAACAGCACTAACCGTTCACTGTGGGGAGACAACCTTACAGAGTTACTCGCCAAGATCACGAACACAGAAGTT GATGTGCTAAAGGGATGCCAGGAGCAGATTGAGACAGTGCTGATGAATAACCTGAGGGAAGACCGCAGGCAGcaacagaaacagcaacagcaAGAACAGGGTGCCCCCCGCAGCAAAGCACTTGATGTCCAGGACCAGTCCAGCACCCCCACCGATGTACGAGACATCAACTTGTGA